One window of the Zea mays cultivar B73 chromosome 3, Zm-B73-REFERENCE-NAM-5.0, whole genome shotgun sequence genome contains the following:
- the LOC100283563 gene encoding uncharacterized LOC100283563 gives MLRRAAPTSAALCRRALSTTPSSSRTAAETAAVSSELNSVLLRSLKEHYLEVCKMTPPPKVSPPKPFTIVKGALDQPSGPVLRREYGEDGEEISISVARLANILPAGADSDSDGTGEGGGMSASISQLLLHVDISKPGIGKSMQFLCGLYPDALGIHSVCLRSKNADPFDGDMTSKGEYRGRIFQELDEKVRDALHLYIEARGINEKLFRFLQAWLYVKDHRNLVRWFKSVGSFISDQSQSKMSRTPR, from the exons ATGCTCCGCCGCGCCGCCCCTACGTCGGCTGCACTCTGCCGCCGCGCGCTCTCTACCACGCCATCCTCTTCCCGCACCGCGGCGGAAACCGCGGCGGTCTCCTCTGAGTTGAACTCCGTCCTCCTCCGCTCGCTCAAGGAGCACTACCTCGAGGTCTGCAAGATGACGCCGCCGCCCAAGGTCAGCCCGCCCAAGCCCTTCACCATCGTCAAAGGCGCCCTGGACCAGCCGTCGGGCCCCGTGCTGCGCCGCGAATACGGCGAAGACGGAGAGGAGATCTCCATCTCCGTCGCCAGGCTCGCCAACATCCTGCCCGCCGGCGCCGACTCTGACTCGGACGGTACCGGCGAGGGCGGTGGTATGAGCGCGTCCATCAGCCAGCTCCTCCTCCACGTCGACATCTCCAAGCCCGGGATAGGAAAGTCGATGCAGTTCCTTTGCGGGCTGTACCCGGACGCTCTTGGGATCCATTCGGTCTGCCTCCGATCGAAGAACGCCGACCCGTTTGATGGGGATATGACTTCGAAGGGAGAGTACCGAGGGCGTATTTTCCA AGAGTTGGATGAAAAGGTTCGTGATGCACTTCATCTTTACATTGAAGCCCGCGGCATAAATGAGAAGCTCTTCCGTTTTCTCCAAGCTTGGCTTTATGTAAAGGATCACCGCAATCTTGTACGCTGGTTCAAGAGCGTTGGTTCATTCATCAGTGACCAAAGCCAAAGCAAG ATGTCAAGAACCCCGCGCTGA